TTTTTAGATCTCCAACACACAGCTGCACcacccaaaataaaaatatagcCAGTGGTAGATAATGAGTCACCAGATTGAGAATTCCAATATGCATCACTAAACCCTTCTAGAACAGTAGGGTAATTTTTATAAAGTAAACCATAATTTATAGTACCTTTAAGATATTTCATAACACGAGTAATAGCATTCCAATGATCATAACTAGGTTTACTTGTAAATCTACTCAAAATATTTACAGCATAAGCAATATCTGGTCGAGTACAATCAGTGGCATATCTCAAACTTCCAATTATACTTGCATATTCATGCTGATTTAACACAAATGCATCATTCTCAATTGGATATAAATGCACACTAGAATCAAAAGGAGAGGAAACTGGTTTACAATCATAatacttatattttttaagTATTTTTTCAATATAATGTGCTTGATCTAACATAATTCCTCTAGGGGTTCTAGTAATTTTCATTCCAAGTATTACATTGGCTTCACCCAAatctttcatatcaaaattattttttagtaACCCCTTGGTATTTTCAATAATATTCAAATTAGTCCCAAAAATTAAAAGGTCATCAACATACAAGCATAAGATAACATGAGTATCTTCAATAGATTTATAGTAAATACATTTAtcactttcatttattttaaaattatttgataTCATGCTCTTATCAAATTTTTCGTGCCACTGCTTAGGAGCTTGTTTCAAACCATATAAAGATTTTGTTAACTTACACACTTTGTTTTCATGACCAGGTTGTACAAAACCTTGTGGTTGATCCATGTAtatttcttcttctaaatcTCCATTCAAAAAAGCTGTTTTtacatccatttgatgaattttaagattaTGAATGGCAGCAATAGCTATAAGCAATCTTATTGATGTAACTCTTGTTACTGGTGAATATGTATCAAAAAAgtctacattttctttttgcttAAAGCCTTTAGCtacaagtcttgctttataTTTATCTATTGTGCTATCTGGTTTTAATTTTCTCCTAAGTACCCATTTGCATCCAATAGTTTTACAACCAATAGGCAAATCAACTAACTTCCAAGTTTTATTTGACAATAAGGATTCCATCTCTTCATTTATagcttctttccaaaaaatagaATCAGGTGAGTTTAAGGCTTCTTCTATAGTTTTTTTATCACCATCTACAGAGTAAACTAAATAATCTGGTCCAAAGTCCTTTTCTACACTAGCCCTTTTACTTcttctcaaattttcatttgtttcaaaatttttcaaaagtgtAGAGCTAgtttcatttattattttttccttttcacccCCACTATTTCTTAATTTAAATGGAAATTTATCTTCATGAAAAATTGCGTCAAGAGATTCTATTATAATGTTACTTTCTATGTCATAAAATCTATAAGCTTTACTGGTTAAGGCATATCCAACAAATGCACACTTTCTAGCTCTAACTCCTAATTTAGGAATTTTTGGATCGGCTAATCTAACAAATGCCAAACAACCCCACACACGAAAATAGTTTAAATTTGGTTTCCTGTTATTCCATAACTCATAAGGTGTTAAAAGAGTTTGTTTTCTAGGCACTCTATTCATTATGTAATTAGCTGTCAAAATTGCTTCTCCCCAAAAATTCTTTGGTGCACTTGCATTCACCATTATTGCATTTGTTAAATTTATTATGGTTCTATTTTTACGTTCTGCTACACCATTAGATGCAGGTGAATAAGGCGGAGTAGTTTCATGAACAATTCCTAAAGATTTAATGTAATCAATTAGTCCCAAAGTTTCATATTCTTTTCCTCTATCGCTTCTaaactttttaattttcttgtcaaaacgattttcaatttcttgtaCATATGTTACAAGTTTTTCATGTGTTTCACTTTTATGTTTCATAAGATATACATAAGTATATCGagaaaaatcatctataaaGGTTATAAAATATCTTTTGCCACCACGTGTAAGAGTGCCTTCAAATTCACAAATATCAGTATGTATTAATTCAAGTAAATCACTACTCCTTTCTACTTTTACATGTGGctgttttgtgatttttgtcaAGCTACAAtactcacatttttcaaaatcattTTGAAGCTTAGGTAACAATCCAATATAACTCATATTCTTTAAGTATTTAGAATTAACATGACAAAGTCGAGCATGCCATAAATTAGTACTAGAAGCAATATAAACAGAACTAGGAgatattttattcatttcaacATTCAATTTGAACATACCATCATATGCATAACCTTTTCCAACAAATGCATTATTTTTTGTAATTACATATTGATCAGAATCTATAATTTGCTTGAACCCAGCTTTGTTGAGAAGATAGCTTGAAACCAAGTTCTTTCTGATTTGAGGAGTATGAAGAACATCTTTCAAAGTTAAAATACGACCAGAGGTGAATTTTAGATCCACATCACCAACACCCACCACCTTAGTGGTATGTGAGTCACCAAGTAGGACCATTTTACCTTCTTCAGCATGAGTGTAGCTTTTGAACCAATCTTTATCATGGCAAATGTGCCTAGAAGCACCTGAATCTGCCCACCACCCTTCATGATTCTCTAGCATGTTCACCTCAGTTATCATAGCCACTAAAGGCTCTTCAGCTACATGAGCTTGAGGTTTATCACCATGCTTTTTAGGTGGTCCACGTTTTCTAAAATAACAATCCTTGGCTTGGTGGCCAGGTTTTCCACATACAAAACATGGACCCCTAAGAGTTTTATTATTCGTAGAAAGGGTTTCTTGGTTCTTTCTAAGTCCTTTATATTGATAATGTGGTCTATtcttatttttcatattttttcctcTAGGTCTCAAGTATGCATTATTCTTAGAATTCTGACCTCTAGAGACATTATCAGTTGGAGTAATAAAGTGTACCTTATTAGTGTCACCATTGCCATTTGTCTCCTCAGATTTATCTTGCTTTCTTGCCTCCTCTTCAATTCTAAGTCGAGCCATGAGATTGACTAGACTGATCTCCGATTGCTTGTGGCGTAGTCCCTTTTGAATATCCTTCCAAGAGTTTGGTAATTTGTCAATTATAGCAGCCACTTGCATTTGTTCATCCACCTTGATGCCTTCAGATTGAATTTCATGAACTATATTTTGTAGTTCATGTATTTGAACAAGGACAGATTTGTTTTCTGCCATTTGATACTTGAAGTGGCGGCTACAAGCGTATTTCTTGGCTCCAGCTTCTTCAGTATCATATTTCTTTTGCAAAGCCTTCCaaatctttttaattttttagccCATCTTTTGAAGTGTTCGCCATTGAACTTGAAAGGCTTGTTGAGATCTGTAGAGCTTCCGACGGATGTAGGGATAGTAGAGTTAGTGTTGCTCTCCATTTTAGTATCGTCTTAAAATTGTTGGAGGAGAGTACACGAACAATCTCTGATCTTCAAAAAATAACCACCTTGGAATTGACAGCTATTAAGAAGTTCGGTAGGGCTGAGGCGCGTAGAACGCTCTCTTTAAGACGATACGCGCCCCTACGGTGCTTTTCAAACCGATGCAGAAGGTCTAGCGCGCCGCCTCCAGGATACAACAGCCCAACTCTATAGTTGTTACTTCTCTTTGATCTGCACAACCAAGAGAAGCAGAAGCTTCCCAATATCCTTCTTTgcccaaagaaaacaaaatgaaggAGAAAGAAATAAATGTGAGGAGGATAGTATTTTAGAGTGATTTTTTGTTGTGAGAAGAAGTGTATCAAAACCTTTTGAGAACTCCACTATTTATAGGCTACAAAATCTtaagtaaaagaaaaactaatgtGTAACAGTTTTTCATATTAAAATGTAGTTAATAGGTAGAATTAGTAACCTAAAGAGTTAATTCACATTTGAATGGGTTATAAAGACTTATTCAAATAATCCTTTTGTAACCCCCACAATAATACATAATGTCTTATTCAAAATTCTTTTGTAACTCCCACAATTCCAAATAATTGTTTTGTAActcttattcaaaaaaaaaaaaaactcacaatTATAACTCCATTCAAAATGCAATGTAACTCCCACAATAACAATTTACATAACTCACCAATGAATACTATTGTAACTCCTTGAAAAGATTTATCTAAAaattaagattttattaaaatacaccAACACATAGCAGCATTAGGTCCAAGCAGAAGAATTTGGAAGCCTCCAGAAATTGCTTTgagatataaatgaattaatataGCATTGAACTGATTAAACATATAAACAGATGAAAAGTCAATTACGGTCTTTAGACCCATTCTTTGGAGAGGATGGGTGTATCCTCATAACAATCTTCAATTACGGTCTTTAGATCCTTATTTCCCATATCCATCTGTTCTAGCTGAATTTGCTTTACAGAATCTGCAACAGACTCGCGGCACCatttcacctcaatcatttcaagAGTCTCACATTCCCCTAAACAAGAAGGGACCTCTTCTAGCTTCCTACACTGGTGCACAGCCAATTTCTCAAGACGGAAAAAATTATCAGAAGATGCAGTCCAGCTGCCAATGTCCAACCATAATAATTCCAAGACTCGGAGGTTAGGGAACTCCCCTTCTTTCATTACCCATTCTTCCCCAATAAAGGAGGAATCGTGTAATTTAAGCACTTCAAGATTAGGCAActttccaattgttgaaatttcACTCCATGGCTGACCATTCTTTGAGAGagtcaacttcttcaaattcaacGCGAATTTAAACCCATATCCCTGAAAACCAATCAAATGAAGTGACTCTAGTTGACTCAAACAGTCAAACACAAGAATCTCATCACAATTTCTGGTAGTTTCTCTTGATTCATCATCTCTTGATTCGTCATCGGTTGATTCGTCATCTCTCATACATTTTAGCCTGCAGATGCTTGGTAAttttttcagtaacttttgcaAGTTTTGAGACAAGGGATCAATTGCAAGGTTTAACGTGTCCAAATGATCTAAATCTGGGGCTACTTCAAGATTTCCAACTGCAAAAATAAAACCTCTTTTCCAATATATAGTACGTAGATAACTCAATGTCCTAATGTTCCAAATAGTATTTGGCAGCACAATATTACTCTCTGGATGTTTTATGATGAGAGTTTCTAACCTTGAGAGGTTGGCTATTGCAGATGGGATTGATGTTATTCCACAGAGAGCCAGGTATCTCAAGTGAACAAGCAATAAAACTTCCATTGGAAATGATTCACCAGAGCCCCAATCCCCCAAATCCAACACTCTAAGAAGCTTAGGTAACAAAATCCTCGAAGGCTTCTCTTCACAGCCAAAAGCATCATATCCAAACAACAGTAAACAGCGTAAATTGGGAAAAATTATCACTAACTCCCAAGTCTTCAATTCCCAGCTACTTTGAACACAAACTCGGTGGTGGCTGCTTGGTTCAGCAAGACTAAAAGGGTCTTCCCAACTTTGAATAATATGTAGAAAACTTTCTTCTTTGGCTTTTTCCACACAAAACTCGTGTACCAAATCATGAAGTTGGCAGGCTTTGGCACCACTCATAGTTCTTTGGTCGGTAACCATAACTAAACTTCTATTAATTAGAGCCATCAAGTAGTTGTAAGCTGCTTCCTCCAAGCTCTTTTCTTCAGTCTGTTGCACGAATCCTTCAGAGATCCAAAGCCATAACAACCTTCGGACATTAATGACCTCATCTTCTCGAAATGCACCAAAGTATAGAAGGCATGGCTTCAAATAATCTGGTAAGTGATTATAACTCAACTCAAGCGTCTTCATGCAATATTCAATGTCAAGGACAGTAGAACTAAGATTTTTTGCAACTTCTTCCCAGCTATCTTGTGCAGTGGTAGCAAGAATTCCAGCAACAAGGACAATTGTAAGGGGTAAGCCCCTACAAGTTTTTGCTATTTGAGATCCAACTTCACTAAATGTTGAAGGACAACCTCCTTTGTCAAATAGCTTTTTCTGCAGCAATGTCCAACTCTCTTCGTCCATAAGTTGGCGGAGATAGTAAGGCTCAGTATTAGGTTTGAATTTTGAAGACAAATTCTGAAATCTGCTGGTGAAAAGAATCCTGCTTCCATTGGCATCATTTGACAATGATTTTACCAACAAATTCCATGCCTCAATGTCCCACAAGTCGTCCAAAACAAGGAGATACCTATTTCTCAGCAAAACTTGCTTTAGCTCCTTGGCCAAATCATCTTCATCCTTCTTATGATATTTTTCAGGACTCTCAGAAGAAATACTACACAAAAGCTGAACTAACAAACTACGCATGCTATACATTTGAGAGACATAACACCAGCCACACACATGAAAATGTGACGTAACTGAATCAGCAACATAAACTTTATTGGCTAATGTGGTCTTACCAATCCCAGGCATACCTACAATGGGAACAAAATCCAACTGCTTTGATCCACTCCTAAGTCGATCAATGATAGATTTCACCTTGTCATCGAGACCCACCAGATCTTCATTGTGAATGGTGGCAATAAGTTGTGATGGTATGTGAATGGACGTCTTGTTAACTCTCTGGATTTGACCATTTTGGATCTCCAAAGCCTCAATCTTCAGAAGATTGATATCTCTAGCAACAGCATCCAAAGAATCTTCACATTTATCACTAACTAGTGTTGAGTCAATCAATAACTCTGCCTTGTTTGCAGCCTCCATAACATGACTCCAAAAAGCTTGGAGTTTTCCATTCTGATAGCGCTGCTCCTTGATATTCACCAGGACAGgtctcaagaattcaagatctTTTTCGATCCTTTGGATTCTATCCTGTAGAAAAACAATTGACTCATTAGCCTCATCACACCTTGCTAGTTCCTTGagattttttaggaaaaaatccATACAGCCCAACTCATTGGATCTAGGATAATTAAATAATGAATGTGGTGATGTTAGTGGATAATTGTGCGCAAGCTCTGCCATCATATACTTGAGAACTTTGTACAAATGAAACAACACAAGATCTGTTTCCTTGGAAAAGCCTTCTTTGATTTCGTTGACAGAAAGGGAGAAGATCAGAGTTCCTGCATCATGGACCACAACTCCAATAAGATCCTTAATTTCATCGCCTAGTTTCTTCTCCTGTTCAAGAAGGATACTCAAGTATTTTACTCCTTGATGGAGTTTTAGCATTTGATCCTTTTCCAGAACCTGAAAACTAGCACAATATCCTAGAAGACCCGTAAGATAATCTAGGAGAGAATCAATAAGTTCGACTAGCACTCGATGCTCATTCTGCTCAAGGGCTAAACCATATGATgttcttgattgtttctttGAAGCTATCAGGACATGCATGCAAGTTTCTCGGACTTGGGGACCAAGAGGATCTATATTCTCATCCATCAGGTCATAAATCTCATAGTCCGTTTGACTGGGCACTTGTTCTTCATCACTGTCAAAGCAACATTCAAAAATCGCGCATTCAACCACAACTGCAGCGTGAGTCAAGAGATCTGCCAATTGCGTACACTCAACACCTCGCATTATTGCAAAGCGAATGAGACTCCTTAAAAGCTTTAGCTCGTGTCTCATAGTATCCTCTAACTCAATTAAAGGATGCCGTAGAGCCTCCAAAAGGGATGCAATAAGATCCACAACTAGTTGTGGATCTCCCGGTGGGTAATAGTCAAAGAAGATGACCAAATATCTGTCTTAAGAAATGACCAAATATTTTCCGAGGATCTGGATGTTGCACTTAATACTATTTGCTTTCTATCTGACTCATCAGAACCTTCGTATAAAAGATAAGCAGACTGAAGATCATGACCCATCTTAATAACCATATCTTGAATTCTGAAGCAAATAGTACTATGTGACAAACTTTCAGACAAAATATTACCCTTGTCTTCCTGATCATGCTCTAAAAGCGCTTTACCCTTGTCCTCCTGATCATGCTCCAAAATCCTTTTACCCATGCCCTCCTGATCATGCTCCAAAAGCGCTTCACGGTTCCTTATCCTCCTACACTTCTTGACATACAGAAAAAAGGTTTTCAAGAATCTTATGTTTTCCTTCAGATCCGTGATATCGAAGAGCCGGAAATCGACGGACTTCTCAACCTTGCATAGAAAATCTAAAGCAAGATCAAAGCAACTAGTGCCAGTGCTGGAGGACATGTGATGCGACCGCAGATAGTCaactaaagcaaaatcaatGAAACTGGTGTTACTGCTGCAGGGAATCTCCATTATTGTATCTTCTTTTCCCTCTGGTATCAGACTTCTACCTGGTTTAGCCACTGAATAAAATTAGTTCAGGATCTACACTTTCTCATCTAACAAAATAGCCAACAAACAACAGGCAGGaccttttttttaactttttgtgtTAATATTGTGAGACGCTATTTTGTTCATAGAAGATATCGTGCAGCAGAAGTAATAAAAAGTTAAATAAGTGTGACTACACTTCCCCAGCTACTTTAGTGGTGCCAAAAGAAGACCAAGATCAACAGATAAGTTACAATAAGGTACTGATCGATATAGTCCTTTGTTAGTGGCCACGTGTGTACCAATTTGGTCGCTTACTTTTTTTATGACCAAATTGAATTTTGCAGTCACGGTTCCTTCTCCTCCAACATATTTTCAAGCTCAATTTTGCAGTCACATGACCAGTGAGATTACGACATTCATGTAATGGTTTCTGCATTAACTATTCTGAATAATTAATTATCTCTCATCAATTGTATGACAAATTATTATGTAAGACAAATTATTACACTTAATATAGATAGATTAGAGTTTTTTGAAGTTTAACAACTGAATGGACACATTGAAGTTGTGCTTTTAGCCTTTTACAATAATACTTAGTTCCACTTGGACGGCGTTCTTTGATTATATACTCCCTTTGTCCCATAAAGATAGGTCTGTTTCTTGCCTCacgtaaattaaaaaaattagttaTTGTAGTTATAACAATTATTCTTTGTTCTTACTTTCCACAAAATATCCCTTATTAATATTAGATTATTTGTTCAAAGTAAGAGGCACGTATTACTATATTGTTTTTGGAATTTAGAGTACTTTAGTTTCTTAATGCAAGAGTCAATCTAATTAATGTTACATGTTTGACTAAAatgaataacaaaaataaaactgCCAAACAATCAAACATTTTAATTTGGAGCCATTAGAAGGCaactaaaatattcaaaaatttataataattatGTACATTAAATATGGGTATGTTAGTATAATAACAAACTAACTACTCTTTAAAAAAGGAAATAGGCATATAATTTGGGACAGGCACAAAGGAAAGTGAGCCTATTTTTATGGGATAGAGGGAGTATTAAATACTGAGCTTCTGTTCAAAAAAATACCAAGTTTTTCTCCTTCtcttttactattttttttccttcaacgGCTTTAACAACTTATCTATTGCCTAGTTTTTCTTGGAATTCAAACTTTGACTTACTCAATAAAATTCTGCCTTGATCTCCAAATATAATTGCTTAAATGTTGGAGAAATATTTATGATCTCTCCTGAAATTTATCGTCTCCTTTATCAATTGAATTAGTTTATGCTTCTTTCCTTTTGCCTATGTGTAAAGGCACATAAGtttctgttctttttctttcacttctttgttgaattttatttcaattttttatagCAGAGCTGAAAAAAATTCTTGAAATAAAGTCAAAAGGGACAAACAGAGCcaacataaaaataaatttgcatgtagaatgagataattCTTGGTTTGTTGAATAAATGCCTACTTTGGTTTTTGTACTTTATATaaatgaattaaggaaaaattgttcaaaatacCCCTCACATtttgttaaatgaattttttttgttttttacttttaaaatgttaTTTTTACATCTTTACAAATTTAAATTAGCAAGATTTAGTTCCAGTGGCGACTTCTAGTTGCAGCCTTAGGTGGGTCTAGGGGGCGGAGGGAGGGAGGGGAGGAGGGAGGAGGGAGAGaaggaaggagaagaagaaggagagggAGGAGGAGAAAACAAGCGGAGAGAGGGTTTGAAAGAGAGGAGAGAGCGGGACGAGGAGGTAGGGGGTGGTGGCGATGGGTGATGctgatggtggtggtggtggatggtgtatacttttaaaaaataccaaaataattgtaaattataaaaatattctaaaatacttaaaaaaaaaacctccaaAAATATATCTAAAAACACCTTCAAAAACATTTACACTAAAGTTTTACATATATACAGGGACAataaaagtttttgaaaaatacccgcaaaaaaaaaactaattcaaacagagcctttctttttctaaaCAAATTCCTGAATCGTTAGCTAGCTAAAAAgagataaaaggaaaaaatgttAGTTGCATGCAGAGAATTgtaaacactaagggagtttTCGCTTTTTCCCAATTCCAAATCTAGTGTTTGGAGTGCAAATTGGCCTGTGGATTTAGGGTTGAATTACAATTGTATATGGCCCAGTTTAAAGCAGTTTTCTTGAGAGATTGAAAAATTAGAAAGTTTTCAAAATGTCATGTTCTCTATTTTATTAATCTTCTTGGGATTAAATAAGTTACATTGCACTGAACATCAGGATCACAAGCCTATATATTGttaatgtttctttttttttttaatttttaactttGCAACTTCTCCAAATTTAAAAACTTGTTAAGAAGACTAACaattttacttcttttttcaTGTGAGATAATATGAAACAGTAAACCa
The genomic region above belongs to Coffea arabica cultivar ET-39 chromosome 7c, Coffea Arabica ET-39 HiFi, whole genome shotgun sequence and contains:
- the LOC140010244 gene encoding putative late blight resistance protein homolog R1A-3 codes for the protein MRHELKLLRSLIRFAIMRGVECTQLADLLTHAAVVVECAIFECCFDSDEEQVPSQTDYEIYDLMDENIDPLGPQVRETCMHVLIASKKQSRTSYGLALEQNEHRVLVELIDSLLDYLTGLLGYCASFQVLEKDQMLKLHQGVKYLSILLEQEKKLGDEIKDLIGVVVHDAGTLIFSLSVNEIKEGFSKETDLVLFHLYKVLKYMMAELAHNYPLTSPHSLFNYPRSNELGCMDFFLKNLKELARCDEANESIVFLQDRIQRIEKDLEFLRPVLVNIKEQRYQNGKLQAFWSHVMEAANKAELLIDSTLVSDKCEDSLDAVARDINLLKIEALEIQNGQIQRVNKTSIHIPSQLIATIHNEDLVGLDDKVKSIIDRLRSGSKQLDFVPIVGMPGIGKTTLANKVYVADSVTSHFHVCGWCYVSQMYSMRSLLVQLLCSISSESPEKYHKKDEDDLAKELKQVLLRNRYLLVLDDLWDIEAWNLLVKSLSNDANGSRILFTSRFQNLSSKFKPNTEPYYLRQLMDEESWTLLQKKLFDKGGCPSTFSEVGSQIAKTCRGLPLTIVLVAGILATTAQDSWEEVAKNLSSTVLDIEYCMKTLELSYNHLPDYLKPCLLYFGAFREDEVINVRRLLWLWISEGFVQQTEEKSLEEAAYNYLMALINRSLVMVTDQRTMSGAKACQLHDLVHEFCVEKAKEESFLHIIQSWEDPFSLAEPSSHHRVCVQSSWELKTWELVIIFPNLRCLLLFGYDAFGCEEKPSRILLPKLLRVLDLGDWGSGESFPMEVLLLVHLRYLALCGITSIPSAIANLSRLETLIIKHPESNIVLPNTIWNIRTLSYLRTIYWKRGFIFAVGNLEVAPDLDHLDTLNLAIDPLSQNLQKLLKKLPSICRLKCMRDDESTDDESRDDESRETTRNCDEILVFDCLSQLESLHLIGFQGYGFKFALNLKKLTLSKNGQPWSEISTIGKLPNLEVLKLHDSSFIGEEWVMKEGEFPNLRVLELLWLDIGSWTASSDNFFRLEKLAVHQCRKLEEVPSCLGECETLEMIEVKWCRESVADSVKQIQLEQMDMGNKDLKTVIEDCYEDTPILSKEWV